In the Pseudomonas orientalis genome, one interval contains:
- a CDS encoding DUF4442 domain-containing protein has product MRKWLIQRLGKARLLRWVMTLYPPYLGAGVSVQQMSADFRHVKVRMGLGWYNRNYVGTQFGGSLYSMVDPFYMLMLMENLGRDYIVWDKAASIDFISPGKGPVYAEFSIDDALLDEVRRQTADGEKYLPRLKVQIHDGSGTLVARVDKTLYVRRKPPARQA; this is encoded by the coding sequence ATGCGTAAGTGGCTGATCCAGCGCCTGGGCAAGGCGCGGCTGCTGCGCTGGGTGATGACGCTCTATCCTCCGTACCTGGGCGCCGGGGTCAGCGTGCAACAGATGAGCGCCGACTTTCGTCACGTCAAGGTGCGCATGGGCCTGGGCTGGTATAACCGCAACTATGTGGGCACCCAGTTCGGCGGCAGTCTTTATTCGATGGTCGACCCGTTCTACATGCTGATGCTGATGGAGAACCTGGGCCGCGATTACATTGTGTGGGACAAGGCCGCCAGCATCGACTTCATCTCGCCGGGCAAAGGCCCGGTGTATGCCGAGTTTTCCATCGACGACGCCTTGCTCGATGAGGTGCGTCGACAGACCGCCGATGGCGAGAAATATTTGCCTCGCCTCAAGGTCCAGATTCACGACGGCTCCGGCACCCTGGTGGCGCGGGTCGACAAAACCCTTTACGTGCGGCGCAAGCCGCCAGCGAGACAGGCTTGA
- the ubiH gene encoding 2-octaprenyl-6-methoxyphenyl hydroxylase, producing MSRVNLAIIGGGLVGASLALALQAGAKARGWKIALIEPFAPGDSYQPSYDARSSALSFGARQIYQRLGLWQDISRRAEPIKQIHVSDRGRFSTARLSAMEEGVPALGYVVENAWLGQCLWQGLDKDVVSWRCPAEVMRMEPLPDGYRLTLNDETVLECDLAVLADGGRSALREQLGIGVKTRPYNQSALIANITPSEAHNGEAFERFTDEGPMALLPLPDNRCALVWTRMGMDAQRLANLDERSFLSELQSVFGYRLGTLKQVGARHLYPLTLVEAEEQVRSHLVVLGNAAHSLHPIAGQGFNLSLRDANALAEALLAGPAVPGDLATLQRYRERQRLDQQLTVGFSDQVTRLFGSGQPLVALGRNLGLLGLDLLPPAKRWFARQAMGLGTRSDA from the coding sequence ATGAGCCGGGTCAACCTGGCGATCATCGGCGGTGGCCTGGTGGGCGCCAGCCTGGCACTGGCGTTGCAGGCCGGGGCCAAGGCGCGAGGCTGGAAAATCGCACTGATCGAACCCTTCGCGCCCGGTGACAGTTATCAGCCGAGCTACGACGCACGTTCTTCGGCGCTGTCGTTTGGTGCCCGGCAGATCTATCAGCGCCTGGGCCTGTGGCAGGACATTTCCCGTCGCGCCGAGCCGATCAAGCAAATCCATGTGTCCGACCGTGGACGTTTCTCCACCGCGCGTCTGTCGGCCATGGAAGAGGGCGTGCCGGCCCTGGGTTACGTGGTGGAAAACGCCTGGCTGGGCCAATGCCTTTGGCAGGGCCTGGATAAAGACGTGGTCAGTTGGCGCTGTCCTGCGGAAGTCATGCGCATGGAGCCGCTGCCTGATGGCTACCGCCTGACCCTCAACGACGAAACGGTGCTGGAGTGCGACCTCGCGGTACTGGCCGACGGCGGCCGCTCGGCCCTGCGCGAACAACTGGGCATCGGCGTCAAGACGCGCCCGTATAACCAGAGCGCGCTGATCGCCAATATCACCCCGAGCGAAGCCCATAACGGCGAAGCGTTCGAGCGCTTCACCGATGAAGGCCCGATGGCCTTGCTGCCGCTGCCCGACAACCGCTGCGCGTTGGTCTGGACCCGCATGGGCATGGACGCTCAGCGTCTGGCCAATCTTGACGAGCGCAGTTTCCTCAGCGAATTGCAGAGCGTGTTCGGCTACCGACTGGGCACCCTGAAGCAAGTAGGCGCGCGGCATCTCTATCCGCTGACCCTGGTGGAAGCGGAAGAACAAGTACGCTCGCACCTGGTGGTCCTCGGCAATGCGGCGCACAGCCTGCACCCGATCGCCGGGCAGGGCTTCAACCTGTCGTTGCGCGATGCCAATGCCCTGGCCGAAGCCTTGCTGGCCGGGCCTGCCGTGCCGGGCGACCTGGCGACACTGCAGCGCTACCGCGAGCGCCAGCGCCTGGACCAGCAACTGACCGTGGGTTTCTCCGACCAGGTCACGCGCCTGTTCGGCAGCGGGCAACCGTTGGTTGCGCTGGGGCGCAACCTGGGCCTGCTCGGCCTGGACCTGCTGCCGCCGGCCAAGCGCTGGTTCGCCCGTCAGGCCATGGGCCTGGGTACACGCTCCGATGCGTAA
- the pepP gene encoding Xaa-Pro aminopeptidase, with amino-acid sequence MIHIPKAEYTRRRKALMAQMEPNSIAILPAAAVAIRNRDVEHVYRQDSDFQYLSGFPEPQAVIVLMPGRQHGEYVLFCRERNAERELWDGLRAGTEGAIRDFGADDAFPITDIDDILPGLIEGRDRVYSAMGSNAEFDRHVMEWINVIRSKAHLGAQPPNEFVALDHLLHDMRLYKSAAEVKVMREAARISCAAHVRAMQASRAGLHEFSLEAELDYEFRKGGAKMPAYGSIVAAGRNSCILHYQQNDALLKDGDLVLIDAGCEIDCYASDITRTWPVNGKFSPEQKAIYEIVLASQEAAFAQIAPNKHWNQAHEATVQVITAGLVKLGLLQGDVDELIASEAYRAFYMHRAGHWLGMDVHDVGEYKVGGEWRVLEVGMALTVEPGIYISPDNQNVAKKWRGIGVRIEDDVIVTKQGCEILTGAVPKTVAEIEALMAAAR; translated from the coding sequence ATGATCCATATCCCCAAAGCGGAATACACCCGTCGCCGCAAGGCGCTCATGGCGCAGATGGAACCCAACAGCATCGCGATCCTGCCGGCCGCCGCCGTGGCGATCCGCAACCGTGATGTGGAACATGTCTACCGCCAGGACAGCGATTTCCAGTACCTGAGCGGCTTCCCTGAACCGCAGGCGGTGATCGTGCTGATGCCCGGTCGCCAGCATGGCGAGTACGTGCTGTTCTGTCGCGAACGCAACGCCGAGCGTGAGTTGTGGGACGGCCTGCGCGCCGGCACCGAAGGCGCGATCCGCGATTTTGGCGCTGACGACGCGTTTCCCATTACCGATATCGATGACATCCTGCCCGGCCTGATTGAAGGCCGCGACCGGGTGTATTCGGCCATGGGCAGCAACGCCGAATTCGACCGGCATGTGATGGAGTGGATCAATGTGATCCGCTCCAAAGCGCACCTGGGCGCCCAGCCGCCGAACGAATTCGTTGCCCTGGATCACCTGCTGCATGATATGCGCCTGTATAAATCGGCAGCGGAAGTCAAGGTGATGCGCGAAGCCGCGCGGATTTCCTGCGCTGCCCATGTGCGCGCGATGCAGGCCAGCCGTGCCGGTCTGCATGAGTTCAGCCTGGAGGCCGAGCTGGATTACGAGTTCCGCAAGGGCGGCGCGAAAATGCCGGCTTATGGCTCCATTGTGGCGGCCGGGCGCAATAGCTGCATCCTGCATTACCAGCAGAATGACGCGCTGCTCAAGGACGGTGACCTGGTATTGATCGACGCCGGTTGCGAGATCGACTGCTACGCCAGTGACATCACCCGCACCTGGCCGGTCAACGGCAAGTTCTCGCCCGAACAAAAAGCGATCTACGAGATTGTGCTGGCTTCCCAGGAAGCCGCCTTCGCGCAGATCGCGCCGAACAAGCACTGGAACCAGGCGCATGAGGCAACCGTGCAGGTCATCACCGCCGGGCTGGTCAAGCTGGGGTTGCTGCAAGGCGACGTTGACGAACTGATCGCCAGCGAAGCCTACCGCGCCTTTTACATGCACCGCGCCGGCCACTGGCTGGGCATGGATGTGCATGATGTGGGCGAATACAAAGTCGGCGGTGAATGGCGCGTGCTGGAAGTCGGCATGGCCTTGACCGTGGAGCCGGGGATCTATATTTCACCGGATAACCAGAACGTAGCGAAGAAGTGGCGTGGCATTGGCGTACGCATCGAGGACGACGTGATAGTGACCAAGCAAGGCTGTGAGATTCTGACCGGTGCGGTGCCCAAGACGGTGGCCGAGATCGAAGCGCTGATGGCGGCTGCCCGATGA
- a CDS encoding YecA family protein: protein MPIQNSPYDAFSKLLSTSGHPCSPAELHGVLLGRSCTGVGFDADNWLADVAELLETEPTDNVRNALIGLQEMVKGELTGDDVTVVLLLPTDDAPLAERAAALGQWCQGFLHGFGVNAGGLELSTDAKEVLQDLAAISQVQDALEESEDGEGDYMEVMEYLRVAPLLLFTETRKSAEPAAPKPSLH from the coding sequence ATGCCCATTCAGAACTCTCCGTACGACGCTTTTTCCAAACTGCTGAGCACCAGCGGTCATCCTTGCTCGCCTGCCGAACTGCACGGCGTGCTGTTGGGCCGCAGTTGCACCGGCGTGGGCTTTGATGCAGACAACTGGCTGGCCGATGTGGCCGAGCTGCTGGAAACCGAACCGACCGACAACGTGCGTAACGCGCTGATCGGCCTGCAAGAGATGGTCAAGGGCGAGCTGACCGGTGATGACGTCACCGTGGTCCTGCTGCTGCCCACCGACGATGCGCCGCTTGCCGAGCGCGCCGCTGCGCTGGGCCAATGGTGCCAGGGTTTCCTCCACGGTTTCGGCGTGAACGCCGGCGGCCTGGAACTGAGCACCGACGCCAAGGAAGTGTTGCAGGACCTGGCAGCCATCTCCCAGGTGCAAGACGCCCTGGAAGAATCTGAAGACGGCGAAGGCGATTACATGGAAGTCATGGAATACCTGCGCGTCGCGCCACTACTGTTGTTCACCGAGACCAGGAAGTCCGCTGAACCTGCGGCGCCCAAGCCGTCGCTGCACTGA
- a CDS encoding TIGR02449 family protein gives MEDTDLQALMARLELLIDRVEQLKSQNGLLLAQEKTWREERAHLIEKNEIARRKVESMISRLKALEQDS, from the coding sequence ATGGAAGACACCGACCTGCAAGCGCTGATGGCCAGACTCGAACTGCTAATTGATCGGGTCGAGCAACTTAAGAGTCAAAACGGACTCCTATTAGCTCAGGAAAAGACCTGGCGCGAGGAACGCGCTCACCTCATTGAAAAAAACGAAATCGCCCGGCGTAAGGTCGAATCGATGATTTCGCGCCTGAAGGCCCTGGAGCAAGACTCATGA